Proteins found in one Fulvitalea axinellae genomic segment:
- a CDS encoding YigZ family protein — MKTEDTYLTLAGESEGLYKEKGSKFLAYAYPVETEEEIKEKVEALRKRYYDARHHCYAWVLGKDQKRFRANDDGEPGHSAGDPILGQIRSFDLTNTLIVVVRYFGGTKLGVPGLVHAYKVSAAEAIENGKIEEKIVEDRLDVYFEYLSMNSVMKLIKQYDLEIKEQVFDNQCHIRLAVRQTISAEVLAKFEKLDGVSTELTETEA; from the coding sequence ATGAAGACAGAAGATACGTATTTGACATTGGCCGGAGAGTCGGAGGGGCTGTATAAGGAAAAAGGGAGCAAATTTTTGGCTTACGCCTACCCTGTGGAGACCGAGGAAGAGATCAAGGAAAAGGTGGAGGCTTTGCGCAAGCGCTATTACGACGCGCGCCACCATTGTTACGCTTGGGTGTTGGGCAAAGACCAAAAGCGTTTCCGCGCCAACGATGACGGGGAGCCCGGACATTCGGCCGGTGATCCTATTCTGGGACAGATCCGTTCGTTTGACCTTACGAATACGCTTATCGTAGTGGTGCGTTATTTTGGCGGGACGAAACTTGGTGTACCGGGTCTGGTACACGCCTACAAAGTGTCGGCGGCCGAGGCGATCGAGAACGGAAAGATAGAGGAAAAGATAGTGGAGGACCGTCTGGATGTGTATTTCGAATACCTTTCGATGAATTCCGTGATGAAACTCATCAAGCAGTACGACCTTGAGATCAAAGAACAGGTTTTCGACAACCAGTGTCATATACGCTTGGCCGTTCGCCAAACCATATCGGCGGAGGTTCTCGCCAAGTTTGAAAAACTCGACGGCGTAAGTACCGAGCTCACAGAAAC
- a CDS encoding peroxiredoxin-like family protein, whose translation MRKYLLTLLSVFCVLFAQAQTKPKGIKTGSTAPSFMGVDQNGKKIELKKLLDKGPVVLFFYRGTWCPYCQKQVASLQKSLDKITAKGASVVAVTPSSGESIEKMIEKQGGIGFHILHDDGHKIMDDYDLTYPVKETMQKRFAKMGLDFNKINGKNGPVLPIPATYVIDQKGKIVFAHFDPNFKKRPSVSEILQHLPKPL comes from the coding sequence ATGAGAAAATACTTACTGACCCTGCTGTCTGTTTTTTGCGTTTTATTCGCTCAGGCCCAAACCAAACCCAAAGGTATCAAAACGGGATCGACGGCCCCCTCTTTTATGGGAGTTGACCAAAACGGCAAAAAAATCGAACTGAAGAAATTGTTAGACAAAGGGCCGGTAGTGCTTTTCTTTTATCGCGGTACGTGGTGTCCGTATTGCCAAAAACAGGTGGCGAGCCTGCAAAAATCCCTTGACAAGATCACGGCCAAGGGAGCTTCTGTCGTGGCCGTAACGCCGTCTAGCGGAGAGAGTATCGAAAAAATGATCGAGAAGCAGGGAGGCATCGGCTTCCACATCCTGCACGATGACGGGCACAAAATCATGGACGATTACGACCTGACCTATCCCGTTAAGGAAACCATGCAGAAACGCTTTGCCAAAATGGGACTGGACTTCAATAAAATCAACGGGAAAAACGGGCCCGTACTCCCTATCCCGGCCACATATGTCATTGACCAGAAAGGCAAGATAGTTTTCGCCCACTTCGACCCGAACTTCAAGAAACGCCCATCGGTAAGCGAAATACTTCAGCACCTTCCTAAACCGCTGTAA
- a CDS encoding peptidylprolyl isomerase, which yields MKISKDRQSVVETTYQLYVDNQQGEPALYEERNEEDPLLFLYGTGAFLPKFEEALDGLDEGQEFDFKIACDDAYGDYDEKKTDWLPIEIFEVDGKVDMEMLQEGRILPMIGPDGDRVMAEILTVKKDKVEMDFNHPLSGYDLIFKGKILSVRMATKEEIEHGHAHPGGSCDH from the coding sequence ATGAAAATATCCAAAGACCGCCAAAGCGTAGTCGAAACAACTTACCAGCTTTACGTAGACAACCAGCAAGGCGAGCCCGCCCTCTACGAAGAGCGCAACGAGGAGGATCCCCTGCTTTTCCTCTACGGTACGGGAGCTTTCCTGCCCAAATTCGAAGAGGCCCTCGACGGTCTTGACGAAGGACAGGAATTCGATTTCAAAATCGCCTGCGACGACGCTTACGGCGACTACGACGAGAAAAAAACCGACTGGCTTCCGATCGAGATATTCGAAGTGGACGGCAAGGTGGACATGGAGATGCTCCAAGAGGGGAGAATCTTGCCGATGATCGGTCCTGACGGCGACCGCGTAATGGCAGAGATCCTGACCGTGAAAAAAGACAAGGTGGAAATGGACTTCAACCATCCGCTTTCTGGCTACGATTTGATCTTCAAAGGAAAAATCCTCAGCGTTAGAATGGCTACCAAAGAGGAAATCGAGCACGGACACGCACACCCAGGCGGGAGCTGTGATCATTAA
- a CDS encoding helix-turn-helix domain-containing protein has protein sequence MRIPADKYSHLNLNARRQISRCVNAGLTIRQTASRLGVSPSTISRELKRNSFRGFYSAIHAQAYYEARKFLAVAKYRGQLIFRLSSVGVSLFKPKTDRLITAWASDYRNARYIRNERTDNPFHAKRQRRSSIFAVWEKPVQPRLMKLRLQHYGQKTTPSGEVNPFGDPPKFWKKADRKPDRTVHKEALCA, from the coding sequence ATGCGGATACCAGCGGACAAATACAGCCACCTCAACCTGAACGCCCGACGACAGATAAGCCGTTGTGTCAATGCTGGGCTCACCATCCGCCAAACCGCCTCTAGGCTCGGGGTCAGTCCCTCCACCATCAGCCGGGAGTTGAAACGCAATAGTTTTCGGGGCTTTTACTCCGCCATACATGCGCAGGCTTACTACGAGGCCCGCAAGTTCTTAGCTGTGGCAAAATACCGTGGACAGCTAATTTTTCGCCTTTCCTCCGTCGGAGTGAGCCTTTTCAAGCCCAAAACCGACCGCCTGATTACGGCTTGGGCCTCCGATTACCGCAACGCCCGCTATATCCGCAACGAAAGGACGGACAATCCCTTTCACGCAAAAAGACAAAGAAGGTCAAGCATCTTTGCCGTTTGGGAGAAACCGGTACAGCCCCGCCTGATGAAACTTAGGTTACAGCACTACGGCCAAAAAACAACCCCGTCTGGAGAGGTTAACCCATTCGGGGATCCGCCGAAATTTTGGAAAAAAGCTGACCGAAAGCCGGATCGGACGGTTCATAAAGAGGCACTTTGTGCCTAA
- a CDS encoding GNAT family N-acetyltransferase codes for MPQTKTFETERLYLIPTAEDDAEFIFRLMNSPKYHEYIGDRNIRTLDDAKTFIQEKMTLQLLRLGYSSYTLVRKSDGEKVGVCGLYDREGLEGVDIGFALLPEFERTGYALESALKLKQMAFAEFNISEIKAITTKENKASQTLLEKLGLKAEGTVVLPGTTNEMLLYRLKNESA; via the coding sequence ATGCCACAAACAAAAACATTCGAAACGGAAAGACTTTATTTGATCCCCACAGCCGAAGACGACGCCGAATTTATCTTCCGCCTGATGAACAGCCCCAAATACCACGAGTATATCGGCGACAGAAATATCAGGACACTGGACGACGCCAAGACTTTTATCCAAGAGAAAATGACACTCCAACTACTACGGTTGGGATATTCCAGTTATACTTTGGTCCGGAAAAGTGACGGTGAAAAGGTGGGAGTATGCGGACTTTACGACCGTGAGGGACTTGAGGGCGTGGATATAGGGTTTGCCCTTTTGCCCGAATTCGAAAGAACGGGCTACGCTTTGGAATCCGCACTCAAACTGAAACAAATGGCCTTCGCCGAATTCAACATTAGCGAAATCAAGGCTATCACCACCAAGGAAAACAAGGCTTCGCAAACTCTTCTGGAAAAACTGGGGCTAAAGGCCGAAGGCACCGTGGTTCTGCCCGGAACTACCAATGAAATGTTGCTGTACCGACTTAAAAACGAGTCCGCTTAA
- a CDS encoding Crp/Fnr family transcriptional regulator, with protein MENTLRTLRRFGRLSTANIEAFAAQLERVELPRNTELIREGEVSPYFYFLEKGATKTNYIDEYGDKKAVWFAFEGELLFSFSAYFAVEGHQESIELYEDSVLYRIPLRKLRYLYDTDLEWANWGRLISERFLGKVLTEMDRNRFVKAKDRYRWLIESRPDIHKRVPLKDIASYLGISKESLSRIRKEQ; from the coding sequence TTGGAAAACACTTTACGGACGCTGAGACGTTTCGGGAGGCTCTCTACCGCAAATATAGAAGCCTTTGCCGCACAACTGGAACGGGTGGAACTTCCCCGTAATACCGAGCTGATACGGGAGGGGGAAGTGTCGCCGTATTTCTATTTTTTGGAAAAAGGAGCTACCAAAACCAATTACATCGACGAGTACGGTGACAAAAAGGCGGTCTGGTTCGCTTTTGAGGGCGAATTGCTTTTTTCGTTCAGTGCTTATTTCGCCGTGGAGGGACATCAGGAAAGCATAGAGCTGTACGAAGACAGCGTACTGTACCGCATACCCCTGCGCAAGCTCCGCTATCTATATGATACCGATCTGGAATGGGCCAACTGGGGACGCCTGATCAGCGAGCGTTTCTTGGGAAAGGTATTGACGGAGATGGATCGCAACCGCTTTGTCAAGGCCAAGGACCGCTACCGCTGGCTGATAGAGTCCCGGCCGGATATACACAAGCGGGTGCCATTGAAAGACATCGCCTCTTATTTGGGAATCAGTAAAGAATCCCTCAGCAGAATCCGAAAAGAGCAGTAA
- a CDS encoding chloramphenicol acetyltransferase, with protein sequence MKRILDIENWNRKEHYEFFSAMNQPFFGLVVPVDCTKAYAYAKETGVSFYAYYLYQATRALNAVENLRYRIEDGQVVEYDCVHPSTTVGREDHTFGICFFEYSEDFGQFRKNLDAAQADIRARSGICLDESTSRKDTIHVSAVPWVDFTGLRHEYDSRYEDSIPKMSFGKMTESEGKRKMSVSLDAHHGLVDGWHASQFFELFQRYLDGE encoded by the coding sequence ATGAAAAGAATTCTTGACATAGAGAACTGGAACCGGAAGGAACATTACGAATTTTTCTCCGCCATGAACCAACCTTTCTTCGGGCTAGTGGTGCCCGTGGACTGTACCAAAGCCTATGCGTACGCCAAGGAAACGGGCGTGAGTTTTTACGCCTACTACCTCTACCAAGCCACGCGCGCCCTAAACGCCGTCGAGAATCTACGATATAGGATAGAAGACGGCCAAGTGGTGGAATATGACTGCGTGCACCCGTCTACCACCGTAGGGAGGGAAGACCATACGTTCGGAATCTGTTTTTTCGAATATTCCGAAGACTTCGGCCAATTCCGCAAGAACCTAGACGCCGCGCAAGCCGATATTAGGGCCCGATCGGGAATTTGCCTCGACGAAAGTACCTCCCGAAAGGATACAATACACGTCTCAGCTGTCCCTTGGGTAGACTTTACGGGACTCAGACACGAATACGACAGCCGGTACGAGGACAGCATACCCAAAATGTCTTTCGGAAAGATGACGGAATCGGAAGGGAAAAGAAAAATGAGCGTATCGTTGGACGCCCACCACGGCTTGGTGGACGGATGGCACGCGTCGCAGTTCTTCGAGCTGTTTCAGCGCTACCTGGACGGCGAGTAA